Proteins from one Cystobacter fuscus DSM 2262 genomic window:
- a CDS encoding TetR/AcrR family transcriptional regulator codes for MATRRPARREKTPRASRSPSPSRRRSPEQAREAILEAAESLLSERGPDGVGLQAVARAAGVSHGLVTHYFGTYESLVREVFQRRARLLADGFWQRMLESREPPDIAQWLELFSPLLQDEGNVRLMAWALLTGRGEHLALGQGLRRVMDVLESQVDRVATVQGLPPPSREALEMTLLVGLCAAQGYTLARHMLLPGLGRTEYAQADARFRAVLAALLDAALGLEPPRGR; via the coding sequence ATGGCCACCAGGCGCCCCGCCCGTCGCGAGAAGACCCCGCGCGCTTCCCGTTCCCCCTCCCCCTCCCGGCGCCGCTCCCCCGAGCAGGCGCGGGAGGCCATCCTCGAGGCGGCCGAGTCGCTGCTGAGTGAACGGGGGCCGGACGGGGTGGGACTGCAGGCGGTGGCGCGCGCCGCGGGGGTGAGCCACGGGCTCGTCACCCACTACTTCGGCACTTACGAGTCGCTGGTGCGCGAGGTGTTCCAGCGCCGGGCCCGGCTCCTGGCGGACGGCTTCTGGCAACGGATGCTCGAGTCCAGGGAGCCTCCCGACATCGCCCAGTGGCTGGAACTCTTCTCGCCGCTCCTCCAGGACGAGGGGAACGTCCGGTTGATGGCGTGGGCGTTGCTCACCGGGCGTGGCGAGCACCTGGCCCTGGGCCAGGGACTGCGCCGGGTGATGGATGTGCTGGAGTCTCAGGTGGACCGGGTCGCCACGGTGCAGGGGCTGCCGCCCCCGTCGCGCGAGGCCCTGGAGATGACGCTGCTCGTGGGGCTGTGCGCCGCGCAGGGGTACACGCTCGCCCGGCACATGCTGCTGCCGGGGCTCGGGCGAACCGAGTACGCCCAGGCGGATGCGCGCTTTCGCGCCGTGCTCGCCGCGCTCCTCGACGCCGCCCTCGGATTGGAACCGCCCCGAGGGCGTTGA
- a CDS encoding Mrp/NBP35 family ATP-binding protein: MSVSERDILAAMSKVMDPELHIDLVKAGMVKDVRVEGDKAKLKIELTTPACPMKGKIQADAEAALKQVPGLKTFDIEWGAQVRSTPAGMGGPQGQALLPQVKNVILVGAGKGGVGKSTVSVNLATALARDGATVGLLDADFYGPSIPLMTGITEKPTSPDGKTLLPMEKHGLKVMSIGFLVEAEQALIWRGPMLHGALMQLIRDVRWGELDYLILDLPPGTGDVALTLSQSVRAAGAVLVTTPQDVALADVVRAKQMFDKVHIPVLGIVENMSQFICPNCSHATHIFNRGGGQKAAQMFSIPFLGEIPLDLKIRESGDAGVPVVLSAPDSPEALAFRTMARNIAGRVSTENMRVAVKLPVVR; this comes from the coding sequence ATGAGCGTTTCCGAGCGCGACATCCTCGCGGCGATGTCGAAGGTGATGGATCCCGAGCTGCACATCGACCTCGTGAAGGCCGGGATGGTGAAGGACGTCCGCGTGGAGGGCGACAAGGCGAAGCTGAAGATCGAGCTGACCACGCCCGCCTGCCCGATGAAGGGGAAGATCCAGGCGGACGCGGAAGCGGCGCTCAAGCAGGTGCCGGGCCTCAAGACGTTCGACATCGAGTGGGGCGCGCAGGTGCGCTCGACGCCCGCCGGCATGGGAGGCCCCCAGGGCCAGGCGCTGCTGCCCCAGGTGAAGAACGTGATCCTCGTGGGCGCGGGCAAGGGCGGGGTGGGCAAGAGCACCGTGTCGGTGAACCTGGCCACGGCCCTGGCGCGCGATGGCGCCACGGTGGGCCTGCTCGACGCGGACTTCTACGGCCCGTCCATTCCCCTGATGACGGGCATCACCGAGAAGCCCACGAGCCCGGACGGCAAGACGCTGCTGCCCATGGAGAAGCACGGCCTCAAGGTGATGTCCATCGGCTTCCTCGTGGAGGCGGAGCAGGCGCTCATCTGGCGCGGGCCCATGCTGCACGGGGCGCTGATGCAGCTCATCCGCGACGTGCGCTGGGGCGAGCTGGACTACCTCATCCTGGACCTGCCCCCGGGCACGGGTGACGTGGCGCTGACGCTGTCCCAGTCGGTGCGGGCCGCGGGCGCGGTGCTGGTGACGACGCCTCAGGACGTGGCGCTCGCGGACGTGGTGCGCGCCAAGCAGATGTTCGACAAGGTTCACATTCCCGTGCTGGGCATCGTGGAGAACATGAGCCAGTTCATCTGCCCGAACTGCTCGCACGCCACGCACATCTTCAACCGGGGTGGCGGCCAGAAGGCGGCGCAGATGTTCAGCATCCCCTTCCTGGGGGAGATCCCGCTCGACTTGAAGATCCGCGAGTCGGGTGACGCGGGTGTGCCCGTGGTGCTCAGCGCGCCGGACAGCCCCGAGGCCCTGGCCTTCCGGACGATGGCGCGCAACATCGCCGGCCGCGTCTCCACCGAGAACATGCGCGTGGCGGTGAAGCTCCCGGTGGTACGCTAG
- a CDS encoding enoyl-CoA hydratase-related protein: MAYENIRLDTEGAVAVLTIDRPKALNALNTQTFLEMESALLLLPSQVRALIVTGGGDKAFVAGADIAEMATIGSAQAREFSALGHRVMHLLERLTMPTIAAVNGFALGGGCELALACDLIYASDKAKLGLPEASLGVIPGFGGTQRLARAVGKMRAKELIFTGDRLDAAKAKEIGLVLEVLPADQLLAHCKAVANKLIKNGPMALSQAKRVIEIGADQDLRTANELESQAFGVLFGSEDQKEGMKAFLEKRPAVFSGR, encoded by the coding sequence ATGGCCTACGAGAACATCCGGCTGGACACCGAGGGCGCCGTCGCCGTCCTCACCATCGACCGCCCCAAGGCGCTCAACGCCCTCAACACCCAGACGTTCCTCGAGATGGAGTCGGCGCTGCTGCTCCTGCCCTCGCAGGTGCGCGCGCTCATCGTCACCGGCGGGGGCGACAAGGCCTTCGTGGCGGGAGCGGACATCGCGGAGATGGCCACCATCGGCTCGGCGCAGGCGCGGGAGTTCTCCGCGCTCGGCCATCGCGTCATGCACCTGCTCGAGCGGCTCACCATGCCGACGATCGCCGCGGTGAACGGCTTCGCGCTCGGCGGCGGATGTGAACTCGCGCTCGCGTGCGACCTCATCTACGCGTCGGACAAGGCGAAGCTGGGGCTGCCCGAGGCCAGCCTCGGCGTCATCCCGGGCTTTGGCGGCACCCAGCGCCTGGCGCGCGCGGTGGGCAAGATGCGCGCGAAGGAACTCATCTTCACCGGCGACCGGCTGGACGCGGCCAAGGCCAAGGAGATTGGCCTGGTGCTCGAGGTGCTTCCCGCCGACCAGCTCCTCGCGCACTGCAAGGCGGTGGCGAACAAGCTCATCAAGAACGGCCCCATGGCCCTGTCCCAGGCCAAGCGCGTCATCGAGATCGGCGCCGATCAGGATCTCCGCACGGCCAACGAGCTGGAGAGCCAGGCGTTCGGCGTGCTCTTCGGCTCCGAGGACCAGAAGGAAGGCATGAAGGCCTTCCTGGAGAAGCGCCCGGCGGTCTTCTCCGGCCGGTAG
- a CDS encoding GH1 family beta-glucosidase codes for MALISFPKDFLWGTATSSYQIEGAAMEDGRGESIWDRFSKTPGKVGDGTNGDVACDHYHRYREDIALMKSLGMQAYRFSVAWPRILPTGRGKVNPKGLDFYNRLVDGLLEAGITPFVTLYHWDLPQTLQDQGGWPRRSTAEAFVEYTEVVARALGDRVKNWITHNEPWCISLLSHEKGLHAPGLKDFRQALAASHHVLLSHGWAVPVIRAASPGAQVGITLNLSPAEPASPSAADYDAFRHHDGYFNRWFLDPLYGRHYPADMIADYVKAGHLPSEGFTVVQPGDLEAIAVDTDFLGVNYYNRAVLRSDKVPEEKNHPRTVHLAPESEWTEMGWEVHPDSLRKLLTRLHVDYGPRKLYVTENGASFSTPPDDKGRVPDEKRLNFLRDHFLAARKAMDAGAPLAGYFVWSFMDNFEWDRGYLQRFGIVWVDYKTQQRIPKDSALWYRDVIKANGVQVP; via the coding sequence ATGGCACTCATCAGCTTCCCGAAGGATTTCCTCTGGGGTACCGCCACCTCCTCGTACCAGATCGAAGGCGCCGCCATGGAGGACGGGCGGGGCGAGTCGATCTGGGATCGCTTCTCCAAGACGCCCGGCAAGGTGGGCGATGGGACGAACGGCGACGTGGCGTGTGATCACTATCACCGCTATCGCGAGGACATCGCGCTGATGAAGAGCCTGGGGATGCAGGCCTACCGCTTCTCGGTGGCGTGGCCTCGCATCCTGCCCACGGGCCGGGGCAAGGTGAACCCGAAGGGGCTCGACTTCTACAACCGCCTGGTGGACGGGCTGCTCGAGGCGGGCATCACCCCGTTCGTGACGCTCTACCACTGGGATCTCCCCCAGACGCTGCAGGATCAGGGCGGCTGGCCCCGGCGCTCCACCGCCGAGGCGTTCGTCGAGTACACGGAGGTCGTCGCGCGCGCTCTCGGGGATCGGGTGAAGAACTGGATCACCCACAACGAGCCCTGGTGCATCAGCCTGCTCAGCCACGAGAAGGGCCTGCACGCGCCGGGCCTCAAGGACTTCCGGCAGGCGCTCGCGGCGAGCCACCACGTGCTGCTGTCGCATGGCTGGGCGGTGCCCGTCATCCGCGCCGCGAGCCCGGGTGCCCAGGTAGGCATCACGCTCAACCTGTCGCCCGCGGAGCCCGCCTCGCCGAGCGCCGCCGACTACGATGCGTTCCGCCACCACGACGGCTACTTCAACCGCTGGTTCCTGGATCCGCTCTACGGGCGTCACTACCCGGCGGACATGATCGCGGACTACGTCAAGGCCGGACACCTGCCGTCCGAGGGCTTCACGGTGGTGCAGCCGGGAGACCTCGAGGCGATCGCGGTGGACACCGACTTCCTCGGCGTCAACTACTACAACCGCGCGGTGCTGCGCAGCGACAAGGTGCCCGAGGAGAAGAACCACCCGCGCACGGTGCACCTCGCGCCCGAGTCGGAGTGGACGGAGATGGGCTGGGAGGTCCACCCGGACAGCCTGCGCAAGCTGCTCACGCGGCTGCACGTCGACTACGGGCCGCGCAAGCTGTACGTGACGGAGAACGGGGCGAGCTTCTCGACTCCTCCGGACGACAAGGGCCGGGTGCCCGACGAGAAGCGGCTCAACTTCCTGCGCGACCACTTCCTCGCGGCCCGCAAGGCGATGGACGCGGGCGCGCCGCTGGCCGGCTACTTCGTCTGGTCCTTCATGGACAACTTCGAGTGGGATCGCGGCTACCTGCAGCGCTTCGGCATCGTCTGGGTGGACTACAAGACCCAGCAGCGCATCCCCAAGGACAGCGCGCTCTGGTACCGGGACGTCATCAAGGCCAACGGCGTGCAGGTGCCCTGA
- a CDS encoding acyl-CoA dehydrogenase family protein, with amino-acid sequence MNHELTETQTLIRDTARKFARERVAPQARTFDREETFATELYRELASLGLMGVNISAKYGGAEAGVVAYSLAMMEMSAACASTSVTMAVTNMCAELIHTYGTDAQREKFVTRLTSGEAVAGSFALSEPHAGSDPRAMRTTAVRRGDTWVLNGSKQWITSGEYAGVMVVWAQTGGQGGKGISAFIVEGGTPGLHVGKHEDKMGLRASNTVSLTFEDCAIPAANLLGKEGDGFKLAMIALDGGRIGIASQACGVARAALEASVRYAKDRKAFGQAIGEFQGVRFMMANMATELEAAELLTLRAATLKEEGKPFTREASMAKLFASEMSNRVVDKAVQIHGGYGYIDEFPVERYFRDARVQTIYEGTSEVQRLVIARETFKLLG; translated from the coding sequence GTGAACCACGAACTCACCGAGACCCAGACGCTCATCCGGGACACCGCGCGCAAGTTCGCGCGCGAGCGGGTGGCGCCCCAGGCGCGCACCTTCGATCGCGAGGAGACCTTCGCCACGGAGCTGTACCGGGAGCTGGCCTCGCTCGGGCTCATGGGGGTGAACATCTCCGCGAAGTACGGCGGCGCCGAGGCGGGCGTCGTGGCGTACTCGCTGGCGATGATGGAGATGTCGGCGGCATGCGCATCGACGTCGGTGACCATGGCCGTCACCAACATGTGCGCCGAGCTCATCCACACGTACGGCACCGACGCGCAGCGCGAGAAGTTCGTGACGCGGCTGACGTCGGGCGAGGCGGTGGCGGGCTCGTTCGCGCTCTCCGAGCCGCACGCGGGCTCGGATCCGCGCGCCATGCGCACCACGGCGGTGCGGCGTGGGGACACGTGGGTGCTCAACGGCAGCAAGCAGTGGATCACCTCGGGCGAGTACGCGGGGGTGATGGTGGTGTGGGCGCAGACGGGAGGGCAGGGGGGCAAGGGCATCTCCGCCTTCATCGTGGAGGGCGGCACGCCGGGGCTGCACGTGGGCAAGCACGAGGACAAGATGGGCCTGCGCGCGTCCAACACGGTGAGCCTCACCTTCGAGGACTGTGCCATTCCCGCGGCCAACCTCCTGGGCAAGGAGGGGGACGGCTTCAAGCTGGCGATGATCGCCCTGGACGGTGGGCGGATTGGAATCGCCTCGCAGGCGTGTGGCGTGGCCCGGGCGGCGCTGGAGGCGAGCGTGCGCTACGCGAAGGACCGCAAGGCGTTCGGCCAGGCGATTGGCGAGTTCCAGGGCGTGCGCTTCATGATGGCGAACATGGCCACGGAGCTCGAGGCGGCGGAGCTGCTCACGCTGCGCGCGGCGACCCTCAAGGAGGAGGGCAAGCCCTTCACCCGCGAGGCCTCCATGGCGAAGCTGTTCGCCAGCGAGATGTCCAACCGAGTGGTGGACAAGGCGGTGCAGATCCACGGCGGCTACGGCTACATCGACGAGTTCCCCGTGGAGCGCTACTTCCGCGACGCGCGCGTGCAGACCATCTACGAGGGCACCAGCGAGGTGCAGCGCCTGGTGATCGCCCGCGAGACGTTCAAGCTGCTCGGCTGA
- a CDS encoding 3-hydroxyacyl-CoA dehydrogenase family protein, translating into MATEHVVVVGAGQMGSGIAQVALQAGLRVTLVDVSKDGLAKGAERIRAGLKKLADKGKLDETRLQAAYANLATAERATEVQGVDFAVEAVTENEELKRRIFVELDGVVKPGGIIATNTSSISITRIAAATKRPENVIGMHFMNPVPIMQLVEIIRGAATSESTYQTTRALAEKMGKTTVVSKDFPGFIVNRILIPMLNEACFALMEGVGSVEDIDTAMKLGTNQPMGPLQLADFIGLDTVLYIAEVLHKGLGDDKYRPSPLLRQYVDAGWYGKKSGRGFYTY; encoded by the coding sequence ATGGCAACGGAGCACGTCGTCGTCGTCGGGGCAGGACAGATGGGGTCGGGCATCGCCCAGGTGGCGTTGCAGGCGGGCCTGCGCGTCACGCTGGTGGATGTGTCGAAGGACGGACTCGCCAAGGGGGCCGAGCGCATCCGCGCGGGCCTCAAGAAGCTCGCGGACAAGGGCAAGCTGGACGAGACCCGGCTCCAGGCGGCGTACGCGAACCTGGCCACCGCCGAGCGCGCCACCGAGGTGCAGGGCGTGGACTTCGCCGTCGAGGCGGTGACGGAGAACGAGGAACTCAAGCGCCGCATCTTCGTGGAGCTGGACGGCGTGGTGAAGCCGGGGGGCATCATCGCCACCAACACCTCGTCCATCTCCATCACCCGCATCGCCGCGGCGACGAAGCGTCCGGAAAACGTCATCGGCATGCACTTCATGAACCCGGTGCCGATCATGCAACTGGTGGAGATCATCCGGGGCGCGGCCACCTCCGAGTCGACGTACCAGACGACGCGGGCGCTCGCGGAGAAGATGGGCAAGACGACGGTGGTGTCCAAGGACTTCCCGGGCTTCATCGTCAACCGCATCCTCATCCCCATGCTCAACGAGGCGTGCTTCGCGCTGATGGAGGGGGTGGGCTCGGTGGAGGACATCGACACGGCGATGAAGCTGGGCACCAACCAGCCCATGGGCCCGCTGCAACTGGCGGACTTCATCGGCCTGGACACCGTGCTCTACATCGCCGAGGTGCTCCACAAGGGCCTGGGCGACGACAAGTACCGCCCGAGCCCCCTGCTGCGCCAGTACGTGGACGCGGGCTGGTATGGCAAGAAGAGCGGCCGCGGTTTCTACACGTATTAG
- a CDS encoding AAA family ATPase, giving the protein MLKRLRLEDFKSFVDEDVPLAPLTLLLGANASGKSNFLDALQFLHANSFDLDLEQILNGEQRVSPDAWRGLRGGASEAARLGTSRFTLESDWTVVLLDIEFSASSVGRRLIDNPYREISLDITHRMACRTAPQPLLEEERLSHEGGGTARTGALRGDRIEVSVLPPGADTAESETRLVSAHRSVFPLNQQVPRADKMLLPSMALAEAFSQIEFLNIQPSAMRGYGRRNAPLGGEGRNISGVLAQLCDDAETKRAITDWLAEFCAPEITDIDFVEVKELGDVMAMFVEKSGRRVSARSASDGTLRFLGTLLALRLAPRDSVILLEELDSGLHPTRIKLLVEYLETVTRERGIQVIATTHSPVILQWLSQQTLRDSLVFGRVPEHEGTLVRRLGDLPHFDEVAQHKSIDELFTTGWMEMAL; this is encoded by the coding sequence GTGCTCAAGAGGCTGCGCCTCGAGGACTTCAAGAGCTTCGTCGATGAGGACGTCCCGCTCGCCCCGTTGACGTTGCTCCTTGGGGCCAATGCCTCCGGCAAGAGCAACTTCCTGGACGCGTTGCAGTTCCTGCACGCCAACTCGTTCGACCTCGATCTCGAACAGATCCTCAATGGAGAGCAGCGCGTCTCCCCTGATGCGTGGCGAGGACTGCGCGGGGGCGCCTCAGAGGCCGCGCGGCTGGGAACTTCGCGGTTCACGCTCGAGAGCGACTGGACCGTGGTTCTTCTGGATATTGAGTTCTCGGCCAGTTCCGTTGGCCGACGGCTCATCGACAATCCGTACCGAGAGATCTCCCTCGACATCACCCATCGAATGGCCTGTCGGACAGCTCCTCAACCGCTCTTGGAGGAGGAGCGCCTTTCTCATGAGGGAGGAGGAACTGCGAGGACAGGGGCCCTTCGAGGTGATCGCATCGAGGTGAGCGTGCTGCCACCAGGGGCTGATACTGCTGAGTCCGAGACAAGGCTCGTTAGCGCGCACCGGAGCGTGTTTCCGTTGAATCAGCAGGTGCCACGCGCTGACAAGATGTTGCTCCCCTCAATGGCACTCGCTGAGGCGTTTTCTCAAATCGAGTTCCTGAACATCCAGCCCTCGGCGATGCGCGGCTACGGCCGCAGGAATGCGCCTCTTGGAGGCGAGGGACGGAACATCTCCGGAGTCCTTGCCCAACTCTGCGATGATGCCGAGACCAAGCGAGCGATCACGGACTGGCTGGCCGAGTTCTGCGCGCCTGAGATCACCGACATCGACTTCGTGGAGGTCAAGGAACTGGGTGATGTCATGGCCATGTTCGTCGAGAAGAGTGGACGGCGGGTGTCCGCGAGGAGCGCTTCAGATGGGACGCTTCGTTTTCTCGGAACCCTCCTGGCCCTCCGGCTCGCGCCCAGGGACTCGGTCATCCTCCTGGAGGAACTCGATTCGGGCTTGCATCCGACCCGCATCAAGTTGCTGGTGGAGTACCTGGAAACGGTGACCCGCGAGCGCGGCATCCAGGTCATCGCGACCACCCATTCCCCCGTCATCCTCCAGTGGTTGAGTCAGCAGACCCTGCGCGACAGCCTCGTCTTCGGCCGGGTTCCCGAGCACGAGGGCACGCTCGTGCGTCGCCTGGGAGACCTGCCGCACTTCGACGAAGTGGCCCAGCACAAGAGCATTGACGAGCTGTTCACCACGGGCTGGATGGAGATGGCCCTGTGA
- a CDS encoding AgmX/PglI C-terminal domain-containing protein — MKRPLITMAVVLSAGLALAQGAVGKKGAAAPSDAGTPAAEPGGSGKKAAPPARPQPPDVTKLPFTPDSIRMVMNYYSRDIQDCYEEILARKGSNVEEGRILTTFTISPDGFVRNAQVAKAGTTIKNQRLNECVVNVLTSITFPEPSDKKEHPIEYPFNLKAIK, encoded by the coding sequence ATGAAGCGACCGTTGATCACGATGGCGGTGGTGTTGTCGGCGGGCCTGGCGCTGGCGCAGGGCGCGGTGGGCAAGAAGGGCGCGGCCGCGCCCTCGGACGCGGGCACCCCGGCCGCCGAGCCGGGTGGCTCGGGGAAGAAGGCCGCGCCGCCGGCCCGGCCGCAGCCGCCGGACGTCACCAAGCTGCCCTTCACCCCGGACTCCATCCGCATGGTGATGAACTACTACTCGCGGGACATCCAGGATTGTTACGAGGAGATCCTCGCGAGGAAGGGCAGCAATGTGGAGGAGGGCCGCATCCTGACGACCTTCACCATTTCGCCCGACGGCTTCGTGCGCAACGCCCAGGTGGCCAAGGCGGGCACGACGATCAAGAACCAGCGGCTCAACGAGTGCGTGGTGAACGTGCTCACCAGCATCACGTTCCCCGAGCCCTCGGACAAGAAAGAGCATCCGATCGAGTACCCGTTCAACCTCAAGGCCATCAAGTAG
- a CDS encoding acyl-CoA dehydrogenase: MNFEPSDIQREIQRVCREFAARELTPNARKWDEHHQWPTEAVKKLAELSLMGVAVPEEYGGAGLDNVCYAMAMEEISRGCASTGVIMSVNNSLYCDPVKRYGTEEQKKEFLTPFARGEKLGCFGLTEPEAGSDAAAQKTTAVRKGDEYIINGSKNWITNGPKADAIVLFTMTNKEAGNRGISAFLVPTNTPGFVRAEPDKKMGISAAHSCSMFFEDMRVPARNMLGKEGDGFKVAMSTLDGGRIGIAAQALGIARAAFEEAVRYSGERKSFGKAIREHQAIQFMIADMATEIDAARLLVLRAALLKDQGVRHSTESAMAKLYASEMASRVANKALQVHGGMGYSKEMDVERHVRDARITEIYEGTSEIQRIVISANLLKD; this comes from the coding sequence ATGAACTTCGAGCCGAGCGACATCCAGCGTGAGATCCAGCGGGTATGCCGCGAGTTCGCCGCGCGCGAGCTGACCCCCAACGCCCGCAAGTGGGACGAGCACCACCAGTGGCCCACCGAGGCGGTGAAGAAGCTGGCGGAGCTGTCCCTGATGGGCGTGGCGGTGCCCGAGGAGTACGGCGGCGCGGGCCTGGACAACGTCTGTTACGCCATGGCCATGGAGGAGATCAGCCGCGGCTGTGCCTCCACGGGCGTCATCATGAGCGTGAACAACTCGCTCTACTGCGATCCGGTCAAGCGCTACGGCACCGAGGAGCAGAAGAAGGAGTTCCTCACGCCGTTCGCCCGGGGTGAGAAGCTCGGCTGCTTCGGCCTCACCGAGCCCGAGGCGGGCAGCGACGCGGCCGCCCAGAAGACCACGGCGGTGCGCAAGGGCGACGAGTACATCATCAACGGCTCGAAGAACTGGATCACCAACGGCCCCAAGGCCGACGCCATCGTGCTGTTCACGATGACGAACAAGGAAGCGGGCAACCGGGGCATCAGCGCGTTCCTCGTGCCCACCAACACGCCGGGCTTCGTCCGGGCCGAGCCCGACAAGAAGATGGGCATCAGCGCGGCGCACTCGTGCAGCATGTTCTTCGAGGACATGCGCGTGCCGGCACGCAACATGCTCGGTAAGGAAGGCGATGGCTTCAAGGTGGCGATGAGCACGCTGGACGGCGGGCGCATCGGCATCGCGGCGCAGGCGCTGGGCATCGCGCGCGCGGCCTTCGAGGAGGCGGTGCGTTACTCGGGCGAGCGCAAGAGCTTCGGCAAGGCCATCCGCGAGCACCAGGCCATCCAGTTCATGATCGCCGACATGGCCACGGAGATCGACGCGGCGCGGCTGCTGGTGCTGCGCGCGGCGCTGCTCAAGGATCAGGGCGTGCGCCACTCCACCGAGAGCGCCATGGCCAAGCTCTACGCGAGCGAGATGGCCAGCCGCGTGGCGAACAAGGCCCTGCAGGTGCACGGCGGCATGGGCTACTCGAAGGAGATGGACGTGGAGCGCCACGTGCGCGACGCGCGCATCACCGAAATCTACGAGGGGACGAGCGAGATCCAGCGCATCGTCATCTCGGCCAATCTGCTCAAGGACTAG